Proteins co-encoded in one Arachis hypogaea cultivar Tifrunner chromosome 13, arahy.Tifrunner.gnm2.J5K5, whole genome shotgun sequence genomic window:
- the LOC112737328 gene encoding probable amidase At4g34880, producing MVQTTHYYSLKIKEVAKANMAKAFVFFSLLLLQTLLIMIIATSHVHGMFQLKEATIDEIQSAFARNEITSKHLVKLYKDEIFKRNPILRGVSDLNPDAEFEAEKADEERLAGKRGTKLSGIPVLVKDNIDFKKKKMSTTAGSYALLGSVVAEDAFVVKKLREAGAIILGKATLKQWNGFRSYNMPGGWSAYGGQGKNPYNLSNEVCGSSSGSAISMAANFATVSLGTETDGSIICPAAYNSIVGIKPTVNLTSRSGVIPISLRQDSVGPMARTVEDAVYVLDVIVGKDEKDEGTVNASKHIPEGGYAQYLNPRGLQGKRLGILRYPDSFNNFPENSVENATYQQLFQIMRDQGATLVDDIVIEKTEEIYENEMIALLAELKRDLNSYLANLVSSPMRSLTDLIIFNYKHYVLEKIIEYPQDMFLDANKFDGISKEVQEAISNLERLSKDGFEKMMKEKKLDALIYVGQKLVPFLAVGGYPAITVPGGYNNENMPLGVSFGGLKYSEPTLIEIAYSFEQATKKRRPPPDDVIILQVPQGRSSRAARFNKY from the exons ATGGTGCAAACCACACACTACTACTCACTAAAAATTAAAGAAGTAGCTAAAGCTAATATGGCAAAGGCTTTCGTCTTCTTCTCATTGCTGCTTCTTCAAACACTACTCATCATGATCATTGCAACAAGCCATGTTCATGGAATGTTTCAACTAAAAGAAGCAACCATCGACGAAATCCAAAGCGCTTTTGCGCGAAACGAAATCACATCAAAGCATCTAGTTAAGTTGTATAAAGATGAGATCTTTAAAAGAAACCCTATCCTTCGTGGCGTCTCGGATCTAAATCCGGACGCAGAATTTGAGGCTGAGAAAGCCGACGAAGAGCGCTTGGCGGGAAAAAGAGGGACAAAGTTGAGTGGAATACCGGTGTTGGTAAAGGACAACATTGATttcaaaaagaagaagatgagtaCCACGGCCGGTTCGTATGCGCTTCTTGGGTCGGTGGTGGCGGAGGACGCTTTTGTGGTGAAGAAGTTGAGGGAGGCTGGGGCCATAATTCTTGGCAAAGCCACCTTGAAGCAGTGGAATGGTTTTAGGTCTTACAATATGCCTGGTGGTTGGTCTGCCTATGGTGGCCAAGGCAAG AACCCTTATAACTTGAGCAATGAAGTGTGCGGATCAAGCAGTGGATCAGCAATATCAATGGCAGCAAACTTTGCAACGGTGTCGTTAGGGACTGAAACCGATGGCTCAATAATTTGTCCTGCAGCATACAACTCAATCGTTGGAATCAAACCCACCGTTAACCTCACTAGCAGATCCGGCGTGATCCCTATTTCTCTAAGACAAGATTCCGTTGG GCCTATGGCTAGAACGGTAGAAGATGCAGTTTATGTTCTTGACGTAATTGTAGGGAAAGATGAGAAAGATGAAGGGACTGTTAATGCCTCAAAACACATTCCAGAGGGTGGCTATGCTCAATATCTGAATCCTCGTGGTCTACAAGGAAAAAGACTTGGAATCTTGAGATACCCtgattcttttaataattttcctGAAAATTCTGTCGAGAATGCTACATATCAACAACTCTTCCAAATAATGAG GGATCAAGGAGCGACACTTGTGGATGACATAGTAATTGAGAAGACTGAAGAGATTTATGAGAATGAAATGATAGCATTGTTAGCTGAGCTCAAGAGAGACTTGAATTCTTATCTGGCAAACCTCGTGTCTTCACCTATGCGATCCCTCACAGATCTCATCATCTTCAACTATAAACACTACGTCCTT GAGAAAATCATTGAATATCCACAAGACATGTTTCTAGATGCAAACAAGTTCGATGGAATAAGCAAAGAAGTTCAAGAAGCAATATCAAATCTAGAAAGACTTTCGAAAGATGGGTTTGAGAAGATGATGAAGGAGAAGAAGCTTGATGCATTGATATATGTGGGACAAAAATTGGTTCCATTTTTAGCGGTTGGTGGTTACCCAGCAATAACAGTGCCTGGTGGATACAACAATGAGAATATGCCATTAGGTGTTTCCTTTGGAGGATTAAAGTATTCAGAACCAACTCTTATTGAAATTGCTTATTCTTTTGAACAAGCTACCAAGAAACGTAGGCCTCCTCCTGATGATGTAATCATACTGCAAGTACCACAAGGCAGGAGCAGCCGAGCAGCTcgatttaataaatattaa